In a single window of the Natronosalvus caseinilyticus genome:
- a CDS encoding J domain-containing protein — translation MQRSPIVLLVAALFAGMTALLVIGSFVSRSPIPFVVAVPLGATAYFMYYHGSGKLLESLRRRQVRSRQRQHERTRHARGNRDRGGFGAGPRARGDPRTRGEREARFGVGLGGDGSGSGPTGWRSEDPRNRVSATSSEPTTAEARSVLGVDPTADQATIKRAYRDRVKDVHPDRGGDEAEFKRVTAAYDRLRE, via the coding sequence GTGCAACGGTCACCGATCGTGTTGCTCGTCGCCGCGCTGTTCGCGGGCATGACGGCCCTGCTCGTGATCGGCTCGTTCGTCTCGCGCTCGCCGATTCCGTTCGTCGTCGCGGTTCCGCTCGGAGCAACGGCCTACTTCATGTACTACCACGGCAGCGGAAAACTCCTCGAGAGCCTTCGCCGTCGCCAGGTACGGAGTCGCCAGCGACAGCACGAACGGACGCGACACGCCCGGGGCAACCGCGACCGCGGCGGCTTCGGAGCCGGTCCACGTGCTCGAGGCGACCCGCGAACGCGTGGGGAGCGCGAGGCCCGGTTCGGTGTCGGTCTGGGTGGGGATGGGTCCGGATCTGGCCCCACAGGCTGGCGCAGTGAAGATCCCCGAAATCGAGTGTCCGCGACCTCGAGTGAGCCGACGACCGCCGAAGCCCGGAGCGTGCTCGGCGTCGACCCGACGGCCGACCAGGCAACGATCAAGCGGGCCTATCGAGACCGCGTCAAGGACGTTCACCCCGACCGCGGCGGCGACGAGGCGGAGTTCAAGCGGGTGACGGCGGCCTACGATCGCCTCCGCGAGTGA
- a CDS encoding GTPBP1 family GTP-binding protein has product MSRDRALLERALERGEQDGGNVEFKERLLESIHLEGGRRESLAAQLRHRVLSGDGEATYVVGVTDDGGLAGIDVDTFSESMDVLSLLAEEAECHIEDVQTWGIEGGVVGIALIREGAVLETDDQHVVVGTAGHVDHGKSTLVGSLVTGRPDDGDGATRAFLDVQPHEVERGLSADLSYAVYGFDDDGPVHVVNPNRKQDRAAVVEEADRLVSFVDTVGHEPWLRTTIRGLVGQKLDYGLLVVAADDGPTRTTREHLGVLLATELPTVVALTKTDLVDDDRIEEVVLEVERLLRDVGKSPLRVGRHGVDAAVEEIGDTVVPIVETSAITMDGLDVLDELFDRLPKTASDDGEFRMYIDRSYAVTGVGAVASGTVMRGEVEAGDELLLGPMADGSFREVEVRSIEMHYHRVDQAQSGRIVGIALKGVEEAEIERGMVLLPGDADPTPVREFEAEVMVLNHPTRIGDGYEPVVHLETIGEAAAFYPEDGRLLPGDKGTTRVRFKFRSYLVEEGQKFVFREGRSKGVGTVTDISPTT; this is encoded by the coding sequence ATGAGCCGTGACCGGGCCCTGCTGGAGCGGGCCCTGGAACGTGGCGAACAGGACGGTGGGAACGTCGAGTTCAAGGAACGACTGCTCGAGTCGATCCACCTCGAAGGGGGGCGACGGGAGAGTCTCGCCGCACAGCTCCGTCACCGGGTCCTCTCGGGCGACGGCGAGGCGACGTACGTCGTCGGCGTCACCGACGACGGCGGCCTCGCCGGCATCGACGTCGACACCTTCTCGGAGTCGATGGACGTGCTCTCGCTGCTCGCGGAGGAAGCCGAGTGTCACATCGAGGACGTCCAGACCTGGGGGATCGAGGGCGGCGTCGTCGGCATCGCCCTGATCCGCGAGGGCGCCGTCCTCGAGACGGACGACCAGCACGTCGTCGTCGGGACGGCCGGTCACGTCGACCACGGAAAGAGCACCCTGGTTGGCTCGCTCGTCACCGGCCGCCCGGACGACGGCGACGGCGCGACGCGGGCCTTCCTCGACGTCCAGCCCCACGAGGTCGAGCGGGGGCTGTCCGCGGACCTCTCCTACGCCGTCTACGGCTTCGACGACGATGGCCCGGTGCACGTCGTGAATCCGAACCGAAAACAGGACCGCGCGGCCGTCGTCGAAGAGGCCGACCGCCTCGTCTCGTTCGTCGACACCGTCGGTCACGAGCCCTGGCTCCGGACCACGATCCGCGGCCTCGTCGGACAGAAACTCGACTACGGCCTGCTCGTGGTCGCCGCCGACGACGGGCCGACGCGCACGACACGCGAACACCTGGGGGTGTTACTCGCCACGGAACTCCCCACGGTGGTCGCGCTCACCAAGACCGACCTCGTCGACGACGACCGCATCGAGGAGGTCGTCCTCGAGGTCGAGCGCCTCCTCCGGGACGTCGGCAAGTCCCCGCTCCGGGTTGGCCGTCACGGCGTCGACGCCGCCGTCGAGGAAATTGGCGACACCGTCGTCCCCATCGTCGAAACCAGCGCAATCACGATGGACGGCCTCGACGTCCTGGACGAACTGTTCGACCGACTGCCGAAGACCGCCAGTGACGACGGCGAGTTCCGGATGTACATCGACCGGAGCTACGCCGTGACCGGCGTCGGCGCCGTCGCCTCGGGGACGGTCATGCGCGGCGAAGTCGAGGCAGGCGACGAACTCCTGCTCGGACCGATGGCCGACGGCTCGTTCCGCGAGGTCGAGGTTCGTTCGATCGAGATGCACTACCACCGCGTGGATCAGGCCCAGTCTGGGCGGATCGTCGGCATCGCGCTCAAGGGCGTCGAGGAGGCGGAGATCGAGCGCGGGATGGTCCTCCTGCCCGGCGACGCCGATCCCACGCCCGTTCGTGAGTTCGAGGCCGAGGTGATGGTGCTCAACCACCCCACGCGAATCGGCGACGGCTACGAACCCGTCGTCCACCTCGAGACCATCGGCGAGGCCGCGGCGTTCTATCCCGAGGACGGGCGCCTCCTGCCGGGCGACAAGGGCACAACCCGGGTGCGGTTCAAGTTCCGCTCGTACCTCGTCGAGGAGGGCCAGAAGTTCGTCTTCCGCGAGGGTCGGAGCAAGGGCGTCGGGACGGTGACGGACATCTCACCGACGACGTAA
- a CDS encoding gamma carbonic anhydrase family protein, translating to MIRSFDGREPTIADSAYVDERADVIGNVTIEADASVWPGAVLRGDHGEIVLEEGANVQDNATVHEGSTIGPYATVGHNAIVHAATVGERAMVGMGAIVLDRATVGAESLVAANSVVTEDTTVPESVLVVGAPAKVRKEVENSPWATAADHYVELAGRYAETSEVLERGTLEPDMESESD from the coding sequence ATGATCCGATCCTTCGACGGCCGAGAACCGACGATCGCGGATTCGGCATACGTCGACGAGCGCGCAGACGTCATCGGTAACGTCACGATCGAAGCCGACGCTAGCGTCTGGCCGGGGGCCGTGCTCCGGGGCGACCACGGCGAAATCGTCCTCGAGGAAGGCGCGAACGTCCAGGACAACGCGACAGTTCACGAGGGGTCGACGATTGGCCCCTACGCGACCGTCGGCCACAACGCGATCGTCCACGCCGCGACGGTTGGCGAGCGGGCGATGGTCGGGATGGGGGCAATCGTCCTCGACCGGGCGACGGTCGGCGCGGAGAGCCTGGTCGCTGCAAATAGTGTCGTCACAGAGGACACCACTGTCCCCGAGTCGGTGCTGGTCGTCGGTGCCCCCGCCAAAGTCAGAAAGGAGGTCGAGAATTCGCCGTGGGCAACCGCTGCGGATCACTACGTGGAACTCGCGGGGCGGTACGCCGAGACGTCCGAGGTTCTCGAGCGTGGGACGCTCGAGCCGGATATGGAGAGTGAATCCGATTAG
- a CDS encoding FAD-binding and (Fe-S)-binding domain-containing protein, translated as MARNDAGGRDDGTALALDDRSNYDYVSDDLKRPDLVEDLRRRIDGEVRFDVYTRQLYATDASAYEVTPIGVVFPRTTAEVASVVSYCADREIPVLPRGGGTSLAGQTVNEAIVLDFTRHMDGILEVDADAKIARTQAGTVLEDLNQRLAPDGLKFAPDPASGNRSVIGGAIGNNSTGAHSLKYGKTDAYVESCEVVLADGSVETFGEVTVSKLRERADARADDILPRIYAGVLTIIDDHADDVEVRYPALKRNVSGYNLDRLLEEAETGSVNLARLLAGSEGTLAIVTEATVALEPVPETKAIALLTYERLHDAVADVEPVLKHEPAAVELIDDMLLELASETAEFAEVVSVLPDETNAALLVEFYASDDRKGREKVARLVDDRVRSGERERARTDDGGSENEGRSGRNATALEALEAHESDERATFWKMRKAANPILLSRTSDAKHISFIEDCAVPAEHLPAFVDRFQDVLEKSGTFASFYGHAGPGVLHIRPLIDAKSAKDRETMVAISDAVTDLVVEFGGAVSGEHGDGRARTQWNRKLYGDVLWKAFRDLKTAFDPDWLLNPGQVCGDVDMTENLRFDGEYAFDAGFEPALEWDNENGMQGMVELCHGCGGCRGTQENTGGVMCPTYRAADEEITTTRGRANMLRQAMSGDLPDDPTDEEFATEVLDLCIGCKGCAKDCPSEVDMAKLKAEVSHARHQREGASLRDRLFANVDTLARIGSATAPLSNVLPSLPGGRLVAERTLGIARERTLPTFERETLQDWFRARDGSRVPRSTADRRAVLFPDTYTNYSHPEVGKAAIRVFEGANVHVSLAGQTDSGRPAHSKGFLEKSRRTAAENVDALAPLVENGWDVVLVEPSDAVMFQSDYLDLLSGGDVETVAEHTYGVCEYLDGFGLDESIDFDAPSVSLSYHGHCHQKATKKDHHAVGVLRRAGFAVDPIDSTCCGMAGTFGYESEHHAMSTAIGEILEGQLGESTGDVVVAPGASCRTQLDDLEVDTNHDLLSADGQGPPTPVQVLADALPR; from the coding sequence ATGGCACGCAACGATGCCGGGGGCCGAGACGACGGTACAGCGCTCGCGCTCGACGACCGGTCGAACTACGACTACGTTAGCGACGACCTCAAGCGCCCTGACCTGGTCGAGGATCTCCGTCGCCGAATCGATGGCGAGGTGCGATTCGACGTGTACACTCGACAGCTGTACGCGACAGATGCGTCTGCCTACGAGGTAACACCCATCGGCGTCGTCTTTCCGCGAACCACGGCGGAAGTCGCCTCGGTGGTCAGTTACTGTGCCGATCGGGAGATTCCGGTGCTCCCTCGTGGCGGCGGCACGAGCCTCGCGGGTCAGACGGTCAACGAGGCAATCGTGCTGGATTTCACGCGCCACATGGACGGCATCCTCGAAGTCGACGCCGATGCAAAAATCGCTCGCACGCAGGCTGGAACGGTTCTCGAGGATCTGAACCAGCGACTCGCCCCCGACGGTCTGAAATTCGCGCCGGATCCCGCTTCCGGCAATCGGAGCGTAATCGGCGGGGCGATCGGAAACAATTCGACCGGGGCTCACTCCCTCAAATACGGCAAGACCGACGCCTACGTCGAGTCCTGCGAGGTCGTGCTCGCCGACGGGTCTGTCGAAACCTTCGGGGAGGTGACCGTATCGAAACTGCGCGAACGAGCAGACGCCAGAGCCGACGACATCCTGCCGCGAATCTACGCCGGCGTCCTCACGATTATCGACGACCACGCCGACGACGTCGAGGTGCGATATCCGGCGCTCAAGCGCAACGTCTCGGGATACAACCTCGACCGACTGCTCGAGGAGGCCGAGACGGGATCGGTAAACCTCGCACGACTGCTCGCCGGCAGCGAGGGGACGCTCGCGATCGTGACGGAGGCGACGGTCGCCCTCGAGCCGGTTCCCGAGACGAAGGCCATCGCGCTGCTGACCTACGAGCGCTTACACGACGCCGTCGCCGACGTCGAACCCGTCCTCAAGCACGAACCGGCGGCCGTCGAACTCATCGACGACATGCTGCTCGAATTAGCGAGCGAGACGGCCGAGTTCGCGGAGGTTGTCTCGGTGCTGCCCGACGAGACGAACGCGGCGTTGCTCGTGGAGTTCTACGCGAGCGACGACCGGAAGGGAAGGGAGAAGGTCGCGAGATTGGTCGACGATCGGGTCCGATCCGGCGAGCGCGAGCGAGCGCGAACCGACGACGGAGGGTCGGAAAACGAAGGGCGGAGCGGGCGCAATGCGACCGCCCTCGAGGCGCTCGAGGCCCACGAATCCGACGAGCGGGCGACGTTCTGGAAGATGCGCAAGGCCGCGAACCCGATCTTGCTCTCGCGAACCTCCGACGCCAAACACATCAGCTTTATCGAGGACTGCGCCGTTCCCGCCGAGCACTTGCCCGCGTTCGTCGACAGGTTCCAGGACGTGCTCGAGAAGTCCGGCACGTTCGCCTCGTTTTACGGCCACGCCGGCCCCGGCGTGTTGCACATTCGCCCGCTCATCGACGCGAAGTCGGCGAAGGATCGGGAGACGATGGTGGCCATCTCGGACGCGGTGACCGACCTCGTGGTCGAGTTCGGCGGGGCGGTCTCGGGCGAACACGGCGACGGCCGGGCCCGAACCCAGTGGAACCGGAAGCTCTACGGCGACGTGCTCTGGAAGGCGTTTCGCGACCTGAAGACTGCGTTCGACCCCGACTGGCTCCTGAATCCAGGCCAGGTCTGCGGCGACGTCGACATGACCGAGAACCTCCGGTTCGACGGCGAGTACGCGTTCGATGCAGGGTTCGAACCCGCCCTCGAGTGGGACAACGAAAATGGCATGCAGGGGATGGTCGAGCTCTGTCACGGCTGTGGCGGCTGTCGCGGTACCCAGGAGAACACCGGCGGCGTGATGTGTCCAACCTACCGGGCCGCCGACGAGGAGATCACCACCACACGGGGGCGGGCGAACATGCTCCGGCAGGCCATGAGCGGCGACCTGCCGGACGACCCGACGGACGAGGAGTTCGCCACTGAGGTGCTCGACCTCTGTATCGGCTGCAAGGGCTGCGCGAAGGATTGCCCGAGCGAGGTCGACATGGCTAAACTCAAAGCAGAAGTGAGCCACGCTCGTCACCAGCGAGAGGGGGCGAGTCTCCGCGATCGGCTCTTCGCGAACGTCGATACGCTCGCTCGAATCGGGAGCGCGACCGCACCGCTCTCGAACGTCCTCCCCTCACTGCCGGGGGGTCGCCTCGTCGCGGAACGAACGCTCGGCATCGCCCGCGAACGAACGCTACCGACGTTCGAGCGGGAGACGCTCCAGGACTGGTTTCGAGCGCGCGACGGCTCTCGAGTCCCCCGCTCGACGGCCGACCGCCGCGCCGTTCTCTTCCCGGACACGTATACGAACTACAGTCACCCCGAGGTCGGAAAGGCCGCGATACGGGTGTTCGAGGGGGCGAACGTCCACGTCAGTCTCGCCGGCCAGACGGACAGCGGTCGGCCCGCTCATTCGAAGGGATTTCTCGAGAAATCGCGCCGAACGGCCGCCGAAAACGTCGACGCGCTCGCACCCCTCGTGGAGAACGGGTGGGACGTCGTTCTCGTCGAACCGTCCGACGCCGTCATGTTTCAGTCCGACTATCTCGATTTGCTCTCGGGAGGCGACGTCGAGACCGTCGCCGAACACACCTACGGCGTCTGCGAGTACCTCGACGGGTTCGGGCTGGACGAGTCGATCGACTTCGACGCCCCATCAGTCTCGCTCTCGTATCACGGGCACTGCCACCAGAAGGCGACGAAGAAGGACCACCACGCGGTCGGCGTCCTTCGTCGAGCGGGCTTCGCCGTCGATCCGATCGACTCGACGTGCTGTGGGATGGCCGGCACCTTCGGCTACGAGTCCGAACACCACGCGATGAGTACGGCCATCGGCGAAATTCTCGAGGGGCAACTCGGAGAGAGCACGGGAGATGTCGTCGTTGCCCCCGGGGCCTCCTGCCGAACCCAGCTCGATGACCTCGAGGTCGACACCAATCACGACCTGCTCTCGGCAGACGGCCAGGGTCCGCCGACGCCGGTTCAGGTGCTCGCGGACGCGCTCCCGCGGTAG
- a CDS encoding threonine synthase: MTRTNSVVSHFECYDCGSTYDLEHTEFPCPECGGILDPKYDYDAIDVSREEIETRNGSMWKYRELLPILDTDDIVSMGEGNTPVVECPELAEEMGVARVAIKDEGQNPTNTFKDRGASASVSGASQQGIREVAIPSAGNAGQAAAAYTARAGIDCTVVLNYQSNDIQKTMVEAHGADLHLVDGKLDKAGGKFGELRDEKGWYTVATFQTPFRHEGKKTMGLELFEQYDWGSPDEIFYPTGGGVGLIGIWKAYQELAELGWLEDETPPSLNVAQSKGCAPVVDAIEEHREVHEAWDCPESIARGIEVPDPGASPWMLEAVYETGGTGVAVSDSEALEGALAAARHAGIEMCVEPGAALAAAMQMAEEGELDEDDEILIINTGAGNKATDALSYALN, translated from the coding sequence GTGACCAGAACGAACAGCGTGGTTAGCCACTTCGAGTGCTACGACTGTGGCTCGACCTACGACCTAGAGCACACCGAGTTCCCCTGCCCCGAGTGCGGGGGCATCCTCGATCCGAAGTACGACTACGACGCCATCGACGTCTCCCGCGAGGAGATCGAAACCCGAAACGGCTCGATGTGGAAGTACCGCGAACTCCTCCCCATCCTCGACACGGATGACATCGTCTCGATGGGTGAAGGCAACACCCCGGTCGTCGAGTGTCCCGAACTCGCCGAGGAGATGGGCGTCGCCCGCGTCGCGATCAAGGACGAGGGGCAGAACCCGACGAATACCTTCAAGGACCGCGGCGCGTCGGCCTCGGTCTCCGGGGCCTCCCAGCAGGGAATCCGAGAGGTCGCCATCCCCTCGGCCGGCAACGCCGGCCAGGCCGCCGCCGCGTACACGGCTCGAGCGGGCATCGACTGTACCGTCGTCCTCAACTACCAGTCGAACGACATCCAGAAGACGATGGTCGAGGCCCACGGCGCGGACCTCCACCTTGTCGACGGCAAACTCGACAAGGCCGGCGGGAAATTCGGCGAGTTGCGAGACGAGAAGGGGTGGTACACCGTCGCGACGTTCCAGACGCCGTTCAGACACGAGGGCAAGAAGACGATGGGCCTCGAGCTCTTCGAACAGTACGACTGGGGCAGTCCCGACGAAATCTTCTACCCGACCGGCGGCGGCGTGGGCCTGATCGGCATCTGGAAAGCCTATCAGGAACTCGCCGAACTTGGCTGGCTCGAGGACGAGACCCCGCCCAGCCTCAACGTCGCTCAGTCGAAGGGCTGTGCGCCGGTCGTCGACGCCATCGAGGAACACAGAGAGGTACACGAAGCCTGGGACTGTCCCGAATCCATCGCCCGCGGAATCGAAGTTCCCGATCCCGGGGCGTCGCCCTGGATGCTCGAGGCCGTCTACGAGACCGGCGGCACCGGCGTCGCCGTCTCCGACAGCGAGGCCCTCGAGGGCGCGCTGGCGGCCGCGCGACACGCCGGCATCGAGATGTGCGTCGAACCCGGCGCGGCCCTGGCGGCGGCCATGCAGATGGCCGAGGAGGGCGAACTGGACGAGGACGACGAAATCCTCATCATCAACACCGGCGCGGGGAACAAGGCGACCGACGCCCTGAGCTACGCGCTGAACTGA
- the gfo6 gene encoding D-xylose 1-dehydrogenase Gfo6 has product MDLETAIGNGCARDWETVDPGDVDPVRFAVIGLGWFTRGRALPALESSNRCVPSVLVSGSAEKAQRLADETDGATCGLTYNQFHDGVARDAYDAIYVVTPNALHLEYVETAAEYGKHVLCEKPMERSSDRARELEAVAADAGVDLMIAYRMHTEPAVRRARELVEEGYVGSPMAVDGQMSQRLLDRINPDPGQWRLDEDLAGGGALFDIGIYPLNTARFLLGSDPIAVTGTTSSTHDAFDDVDETVSFALRFPDGVTGRCYASHNARQASSITVTGTEGQVRVEPAFFQDQRRTLYVSRGDGRASIELDPVDQMLEEFDYFADRVRGSAELHPDGEHGIADMDIMEAVYEGAEEDRWVSLE; this is encoded by the coding sequence ATGGACCTCGAGACGGCGATCGGTAACGGCTGTGCGCGCGACTGGGAGACGGTCGACCCGGGCGACGTGGATCCGGTTCGATTCGCCGTAATCGGACTCGGCTGGTTTACCAGAGGACGAGCCCTGCCCGCCCTCGAGTCGAGCAACCGGTGCGTTCCTTCGGTGCTGGTCAGCGGCTCGGCCGAGAAGGCCCAGCGACTCGCCGACGAAACGGACGGAGCCACGTGCGGGCTCACCTACAATCAGTTCCACGACGGCGTCGCCCGTGACGCCTACGACGCAATCTACGTCGTCACCCCGAACGCCCTCCACCTCGAGTACGTCGAGACGGCTGCCGAGTACGGCAAGCACGTCCTCTGTGAGAAACCGATGGAGCGTTCGAGCGACCGCGCCCGGGAACTTGAGGCCGTCGCCGCGGACGCCGGCGTCGACCTCATGATCGCCTATCGGATGCACACCGAACCAGCCGTCCGACGCGCCCGCGAACTCGTCGAGGAGGGCTACGTCGGATCGCCGATGGCCGTCGATGGCCAGATGTCACAGCGACTGCTCGACCGGATAAACCCCGACCCGGGGCAGTGGCGTCTCGACGAGGACCTCGCCGGCGGCGGCGCGCTCTTCGACATCGGCATCTACCCGCTCAACACCGCTCGCTTCCTGCTCGGCTCGGATCCCATCGCGGTCACGGGAACCACCTCGAGCACCCACGACGCCTTTGACGACGTTGACGAGACGGTTTCGTTCGCGCTCCGGTTCCCCGACGGCGTGACCGGGCGGTGTTACGCCAGCCACAACGCCCGCCAGGCCAGTTCCATCACGGTGACTGGGACGGAAGGACAGGTCCGCGTCGAACCCGCGTTCTTCCAGGACCAGCGTCGAACGCTGTACGTCTCCCGCGGCGACGGGCGCGCCTCGATCGAACTCGATCCAGTCGATCAGATGCTCGAGGAGTTCGATTACTTCGCCGATCGCGTCCGCGGGAGCGCGGAGCTGCACCCGGACGGAGAGCACGGAATCGCCGACATGGACATCATGGAAGCAGTCTACGAGGGGGCCGAAGAAGATCGGTGGGTCTCGCTCGAGTGA
- a CDS encoding aldehyde dehydrogenase family protein, whose protein sequence is MSLDVASSLDKRMLIAGEWTDSENRTDVVHPYDGERIGSVPMATDAQVRDAIEAAEAAFDASTLSAYQRYELLEDTADRLEERAEEVAQVITGEQGKPIGEARTEVDRATQTLRLSAEQAKRMFGEYVPMDAQKGFAKDHCFTQREPLGVVAAITPFNFPLNLMVHKVGPALAAGNAVVGKPATNTPLSAILLFECLQEAVEDSPAPDGLVNVVTGSGSTVGDELLAHDAVEAISFTGSTGVGKYLAENSGMKELTLELGGNDPTIVWHDTDVEAAAEEVVGGACSNAGQVCNSVERVIVHESIEDELVDAMVDACRNLTIGDPFDEETDLAAMVDGDQFEDVVEIFEETVEQGATVECGGNYGGDLGEWVFEPTVLSGVTPEMPAAKEETFGPLVPVISVDSFDKAIEEANNTNYGLEAGLFTQDIDRAKRAADAIDAGGVNINTVSGFRADHMPYGGFKDSGVGKEGIKYAVEHFSREKLVGFHQGFTDV, encoded by the coding sequence ATGAGTCTGGACGTAGCTAGCAGTCTCGACAAGCGGATGCTCATCGCGGGCGAGTGGACCGACAGCGAGAACCGAACGGACGTCGTCCACCCTTACGACGGCGAACGGATCGGCTCGGTACCGATGGCCACCGACGCGCAGGTACGCGACGCGATCGAGGCCGCCGAGGCCGCCTTCGACGCGTCGACGCTCTCGGCGTACCAGCGGTACGAACTACTGGAGGATACGGCCGACCGTCTCGAGGAGCGCGCGGAGGAGGTTGCGCAGGTGATCACGGGCGAACAGGGGAAACCGATCGGCGAAGCCCGAACCGAGGTCGACCGAGCGACACAGACCCTGCGCCTCTCCGCGGAGCAGGCGAAACGGATGTTCGGCGAATACGTTCCGATGGACGCCCAGAAGGGCTTCGCAAAAGACCACTGTTTCACCCAGCGCGAACCCCTCGGCGTCGTCGCCGCCATCACGCCGTTCAACTTCCCGCTCAATCTGATGGTTCACAAGGTCGGTCCCGCTCTCGCCGCGGGGAACGCCGTCGTCGGCAAGCCCGCAACCAACACGCCCCTCAGCGCCATCCTACTGTTCGAGTGCTTGCAGGAGGCCGTCGAGGACTCCCCCGCGCCGGACGGCCTCGTGAACGTCGTCACCGGCAGCGGTTCGACCGTCGGCGACGAACTCCTGGCCCACGACGCCGTCGAGGCAATCTCCTTCACCGGTTCCACCGGCGTCGGAAAGTACCTCGCCGAGAACAGCGGCATGAAGGAGCTGACCCTCGAGCTGGGCGGTAACGACCCGACCATCGTCTGGCACGACACGGACGTCGAGGCGGCCGCCGAGGAGGTCGTCGGCGGCGCATGCTCGAACGCGGGTCAGGTCTGTAACAGCGTGGAGCGCGTCATCGTCCACGAGTCGATCGAGGACGAACTCGTCGACGCGATGGTTGACGCCTGCCGGAACCTGACAATCGGCGACCCGTTCGACGAAGAGACTGACCTCGCGGCGATGGTCGACGGCGACCAGTTCGAGGACGTCGTCGAGATTTTCGAGGAGACCGTCGAGCAGGGCGCGACTGTCGAGTGCGGCGGGAACTACGGCGGCGACCTCGGCGAGTGGGTCTTCGAACCCACCGTCCTTTCGGGCGTGACGCCGGAGATGCCGGCCGCGAAAGAAGAGACGTTTGGCCCGCTCGTGCCCGTCATCAGCGTCGACTCCTTCGACAAGGCAATCGAGGAAGCAAACAACACCAATTACGGCCTCGAGGCCGGCCTGTTCACTCAGGACATCGACCGGGCGAAGCGAGCGGCCGACGCCATCGACGCCGGTGGGGTCAACATCAACACCGTCAGCGGGTTCCGGGCCGACCACATGCCCTACGGTGGGTTCAAGGATTCAGGCGTCGGAAAGGAGGGAATCAAGTACGCGGTCGAACACTTCTCGCGAGAGAAGCTCGTCGGATTCCACCAGGGATTCACGGACGTCTAG
- a CDS encoding dihydrodipicolinate synthase family protein: MATPIDGTGQGIDETTLADFTRTLIDGGVNGLFPGSSIGEFSSLSTTEHETVVRTVTTAADGDTTVLAGCCGTSVGDVRSKLETAADAGADAAVVVSPYYLNTTQRGLARFFTMIADESPLPLLLYNIPGLTGNEISVDTVATMAEHDAIVGLKDTSGDLIYQHRVIEATPESFAVFNGMTATAAPSLDVGIDGLIAGPANVFPEALAELYAAYDRGDDRTVTRLTRDLVMPLVSAYQDLPTAAAIKYLVQLEGLDLGEPLPPLAPLSGEQRRRLKACHQEVVDAVDVSVVK, encoded by the coding sequence ATGGCTACGCCTATCGACGGAACTGGCCAGGGTATCGACGAAACCACCCTCGCGGACTTTACGCGCACACTGATCGACGGCGGCGTCAACGGCCTCTTTCCGGGAAGCTCTATCGGCGAGTTCTCGAGTCTGAGCACCACCGAACACGAGACGGTCGTCCGGACCGTAACCACGGCAGCGGACGGCGACACGACCGTCCTCGCTGGCTGTTGCGGAACGAGTGTTGGGGACGTCCGATCGAAACTCGAGACGGCAGCCGATGCCGGCGCCGACGCGGCCGTCGTCGTCTCGCCGTACTACTTGAACACGACACAGCGCGGTCTCGCGCGATTTTTCACGATGATCGCGGACGAGAGCCCGCTCCCGCTGTTGCTCTACAATATCCCCGGCCTCACCGGCAACGAGATCTCGGTGGACACCGTTGCCACGATGGCCGAACACGACGCCATCGTCGGCCTGAAAGACACGTCAGGGGATCTCATCTACCAGCATCGAGTGATCGAAGCAACGCCCGAGTCGTTCGCGGTCTTCAACGGAATGACGGCTACTGCCGCCCCCTCGCTCGACGTCGGGATCGACGGCCTCATCGCCGGACCGGCGAACGTGTTTCCGGAAGCGCTCGCCGAACTGTACGCGGCCTACGACCGCGGTGACGACCGGACGGTCACTCGCCTCACTCGAGACCTCGTCATGCCGCTGGTCAGCGCCTACCAGGATCTCCCAACGGCGGCGGCCATCAAGTACCTCGTGCAACTCGAGGGGCTGGACCTCGGCGAACCGCTGCCGCCGCTCGCGCCGCTCTCGGGCGAGCAGCGGCGACGCCTCAAAGCGTGCCACCAGGAGGTCGTCGACGCGGTCGACGTCAGCGTGGTCAAGTAA